The genomic stretch gacaacagttggtgcgagtattcgcaaatggaagaaacacaaaataactgtcagtctccctcggtctggggctccatgcaagatttcacctcgtggagtttcagtgatcatgagaacggtgcggaatcagcccagaactacacgggtggatcttgttaatgatctcaaggcagctgggaccatagtcaccaagaaaacaattggtaactacaccgtgaaggactgaaatcctgcagcgcccgcaagatccccctgctcaagaaagcacatgtacaggcccgtctgaagtttgccaatgaacatctgaatgattcagaggagaactgagtgaaagtgttgtggtcagatgagaacaAATTCGAGCTCTtcggcatcaactcaactcgccgtgtttggaggaggaggaatgaccccaagaacaccatccccaccgtcaaacatggaggtggaaacattacgctttgggggtgtttttctgctaaggggacaggacaactgcaccgcatcaaagggacgatggacggggccatgttccctcaaatcttgggtgacaACCTCCTtcactcagccagggcattgaaaatgggtcgtagatgggtattccagcatgacaatgacccaaaacacacagccaaggcaacaaaggagtggcaaAAAGACGCACAttgaggtcctggagtggcctagccagtctccagaccttaatcccatagaaaatctgtggagggagttgaaggttcgagttgcccaacatcagcctcgaaaccttaatgacttggagaggatctgcaaagaggagtgggacaaaatccctcctgagatgtgtgcaaacctggtggccaactacaagaaacgtctgacctctgtgattgccaacaagggttttgccgccaaggactaagtcgaaggggtcaaatacttatttccctcattaacatgcaaatcaatttataacttttttgaaatgcgtttttctggatttttttgttgttattctgtctctcactgttaaaatacacctaccattaaaattatagactgatcatttctttgtcagtgggcaaacgtacaaaatcagcaggggatcaaatacttttttgcctcactgtatatagttaCATGTTGCAAAAGTAACAATCTAATTTAAAGAGCTGATTATAGATTGATCTTTTTTCTACTGCAGCAAGAGATTAGAAAGGGAAAGTATTAATGACATTTAGAGGTGAAGTGAAAGTTAATTCTAAATTTAATCACAATGCCAGAACTAGGTCTGTAGCAATAGATATATATGAGAGAAGAAAATCACTTAATAATTGACAGAATATGTTGTACATCATGCAGCTCGTAGTGAATATGAATACAGTGGTGAATATGAATGCAATTCAGGGAAAATGATCTAAAAAACATGATTATTAATCACAATAACTTTTGAAAAGGGCTGGTCTTAAATAAAACTGTGTTAAAATGCCCCcctctaaaaaatatattaattttaaataataaagtaatacagacatttaaaattataattacattgtTTGGAGGAATTAATGAGGAGTTTGAGGCCATATTTTACAgtttataatgttattttttggttttgggTTTCCCCTTTTCCATTGACAGGCCTTCACAGAGTACAATTGCTCCAGGTGGTTGTAAAGTAGACGGGGGTAGTGTGATGCATGGACACGTGTGGCATGCCTTTAATGTCACTGAGAACCTGTAGTCATGGTCATTATCTCATCCACCGAGAAAGAATAACAACATTGCAAATGGGTTAGGGCATTAACACGTGATTGACAGAGTTAGAGCAGAAACTGGTCATGCTATTagtgcaaaaataaaacattgaatacTACACGTTTATTTTGACATAAGCTTGCCTTAAAATACAAAGAGGCTGGGAACCAGTATTGCAGTTTTATGGACAGTAGTGGTGCATCCCAACTGGTGTATCAGTCACGAAACACTGGTGGCCTATATCTCTGCTTTGATAGGtttgaatgattgttttgaacTGGTGGAATAAATCAAACATGATGGTGCACACCgggtgattttctttttctttttattataaaCCAGTCATCACATTTAGGCGCACTTTAAGTGTGAAACAATGGACACAAAACATTCATACATATTCAAAGAATAGCTTATtacaaaatgtgcaaatgtaTATAGATTCTGCTATGTTCTATACAAATAGCAATGTAATAACGTAATGAAAATTAAACAGATTCTGAGATATCACTTTTTTCAGTTTATGACATAAACTCCACATAGAGGGTTATTTGTAGTTGTttctgttcttcttcttcttcttcttcttcttcttcttattattattattgttattataaaccaacagaaaaacagaaaaggagAAAGACTAAGTAGAAAGGAGAGCTACATTCCCTTTGAATGTCAAAACTCATCTCGACAAGATTTGTGAGTAGACAGTTCTAATGCAGTTTTTACAAAGTGGACTTCTTTACTAATTGATCCCATCCTGCAGTTAGAAAGGTCTCTAGCTCCTATTTTTcacaatgcagagcaatgtCAAGTGGCCTAAAGCTGGAAAGCTTTTGTTGGCCCTTCGTTTCCGTTGTGTACGCTTCTCAGTCCGGTGTTGGAAGAAACCCAATCTAATGCTGAATCAGCCCTTGACTTGTCTCAGTACTTCTTCCTGCAAAAATATGAAGAGGAAAACAGAAGGGCATGACCTTGAAATTAGTGTCCAACACTGCCATCAGTATGAATAAGAAGGCGGACATGCATTACTCTAATGCGAGCCAAGACATTAGTGGAATCGGGTTGTGACTGGAATATGGGAAAGTACAAGTTGGTGCCAATCAGAGGGTCTTTTCTCATTTTGCAGATGGGCATTTATATATTCAAATCAGTTGAAATGAAGCCAAGTATGAAAATCTCATAACAGTGGTTAATAAAAGTTAGCCATCTAATCTTTTAATAACTGTTGTTACTTCCACTACTACTGATCATAATTCTTTGATTGTTTTATACATTCCAGTAGTTAACATTTCTTTGCTCAAGTGCTTTTTGATCTCCACTTGTGGGGTGCTATATATCTTAGCATTCCTGTCAGctctgtgtatatacatatgtagaAGTCTTACCCCCTCCTCCTCGTTGGCTTTCTCTTCCTCTGTGTAGTTGGTTTGCTGGTTTTCTTGTCCAGAAATGTCATCAGTTGTTTCACCCATTGGGCATCAGGTGGGGCACACAGCGTCATACCCTTTTTAACCTTGAATCTGTTGGGTAGTGTAGACAGAAATGGATAGGTTAGTCAAACATGGTATTTAGATGAGACGGAACTTCAGCAGGGCTACAAACAAGACAACCCTATGCAGACCTGTTCAGGGATTTAAAATGAAGTGCCTTTAGGGACATAAATCAGCCCGTGGTACATAGactatactgagatacatacactacatactgagacgcatacactacatattgaaatacatacactatatactgagaagCACATACACTACATATGGAGATGCACATACACTGTATTCTGAaatgtttacaatatatattgagaTGAAATGAGTGTTATGCTTTCATTCGCCATTTGATCATAGATAAGCaaaaaaaagattgtttgaAAAGATCTGGAGTGGCCATTATCAGTAGTGCAATTTGTATACATGAAATATAGAACTTACAAGACTGCAGGTATCATGCAGCCTTCCCGAGCTGTCTGTGTGCTGTAGGACTTGACGATACGTCTTGGGATAATCTGGCTTTTAGTAGACAAGCAGCAGTCAAAAGCTCCTTCATAGCTTGCTATAAGAAatcacacacattattattattattactgatgcTGTAACTTTCACACAGTCTGGAGGAATTATTCAGTAATCTTTTTGTCACAAAAGCTATAATATACTTAATAATTTCATAACTGACAGGTAGCCTGTAGCCCGATATATctgtatgtttagtttttttccatcTGGGGGGGCTGACATTTATAGGTCAAGGTCAGCTTTTTACAGGAAAACAGCTCTACATTAGTGTTGGGATTTCCCGGGTTCAATGATATTGTAGACTGCACATGCTGCCAAGCTTGGGGCTGAGAAAGGAGTTTTCAACTTTGACACATTTTAAACT from Amia ocellicauda isolate fAmiCal2 chromosome 8, fAmiCal2.hap1, whole genome shotgun sequence encodes the following:
- the LOC136754661 gene encoding C-C motif chemokine 19, yielding MNIMAVKAVALLLVASVLWNYAEASYEGAFDCCLSTKSQIIPRRIVKSYSTQTAREGCMIPAVLFKVKKGMTLCAPPDAQWVKQLMTFLDKKTSKPTTQRKRKPTRRRGKKY